A region of Dioscorea cayenensis subsp. rotundata cultivar TDr96_F1 unplaced genomic scaffold, TDr96_F1_v2_PseudoChromosome.rev07_lg8_w22 25.fasta BLBR01000255.1, whole genome shotgun sequence DNA encodes the following proteins:
- the LOC120253944 gene encoding GDP-mannose 3,5-epimerase 1-like, with protein sequence MYNNTMISFNMLEAARINSVKRFFYASSDCIYPEFKQLENNVSLKESDAWPAEPQDAYGLEKLATKELCKHYTKDFGIECRIGRFHNIYGPFGTWKGGREKAPAAFC encoded by the coding sequence ATGTACAATAATACCATGATCAGTTTTAACATGCTTGAAGCTGCAAGGATTAACAGCGTCAAAAGGTTCTTCTATGCCTCTAGTGATTGCATTTACCCTGAATTCAAGCAGTTGGAGAATAATGTGAGCTTGAAGGAGTCTGATGCTTGGCCTGCAGAGCCTCAAGATGCTTATGGCTTGGAGAAGCTTGCTACCAAGGAGTTATGCAAGCATTATACAAAGGACTTTGGCATCGAATGTAGGATTGGCCGTTTCCATAACATCTATGGCCCATTCGGAACATGGAAAGGTGGAAGGGAGAAGGCCCCTGCTGCTTTCTGTTGA